Proteins encoded by one window of Anaerosalibacter sp. Marseille-P3206:
- a CDS encoding 2-oxoacid:acceptor oxidoreductase family protein produces MESRIVFAGFGGQGVMAMGQLITYAGMIEDKNVSWLPSYGPEMRGGTANCAVVVSDEPVGSPVVVEATSAVVMNRPSLDKFENEILPEGKLFINSSLIEQKATRKDIDVYYIPVNDIAKDLGNDKVANMVMLGAYLEATKIVKVESVLEAFTKVFGESKAKLLPINKKALEKGAEAVKSQL; encoded by the coding sequence ATGGAAAGTAGAATAGTATTTGCAGGCTTTGGTGGACAAGGTGTTATGGCTATGGGACAACTTATAACTTATGCTGGAATGATTGAAGACAAAAACGTATCTTGGCTTCCATCCTATGGACCAGAAATGCGTGGAGGTACTGCTAACTGTGCTGTTGTAGTATCTGATGAACCAGTTGGATCACCAGTAGTAGTAGAAGCAACTTCAGCAGTAGTTATGAATAGACCATCATTAGATAAATTTGAGAATGAAATTTTACCAGAAGGAAAACTATTCATCAATTCATCATTAATAGAACAAAAAGCAACAAGAAAAGATATTGATGTATACTATATTCCAGTTAATGATATAGCAAAAGATTTAGGTAATGACAAAGTAGCTAATATGGTAATGCTAGGTGCTTATCTAGAAGCTACAAAAATAGTAAAAGTTGAATCTGTATTAGAAGCTTTCACAAAAGTATTTGGTGAAAGTAAAGCTAAACTTCTTCCTATCAATAAGAAAGCGCTTGAAAAAGGAGCAGAGGCTGTTAAATCTCAATTATAA
- a CDS encoding thiamine pyrophosphate-dependent enzyme: MTVVFEKTRGLTDAQTHYCPGCTHGIVHRLVAESLEELGVLDNAIGVAPVGCSVLAYNYFNCDMHEAAHGRAPAVATGIKRIHPDKFVFTYQGDGDLASIGTAEIVHAAHRGEKISTIFINNAIYGMTGGQMAPTTLVGQKATTAPYGRDEAHCGRPLRIAEMLATIHGAKFVERVAVNNPANVRKAKQAIKKCFQLQLEGKGFGIVEVLSACPTNWGYTPVEALKWLEENMIPYYPLGNFRNPEEVE, translated from the coding sequence ATGACTGTAGTATTTGAGAAGACTAGAGGCTTAACTGATGCTCAAACTCATTATTGTCCAGGATGTACTCATGGTATAGTTCATAGATTAGTTGCTGAATCCTTAGAAGAACTAGGAGTATTAGACAATGCAATAGGAGTTGCACCAGTAGGTTGTTCAGTATTGGCATATAATTATTTTAACTGTGATATGCACGAAGCTGCTCATGGTAGAGCACCTGCAGTAGCTACAGGTATCAAGAGAATTCACCCAGATAAGTTTGTATTTACTTACCAAGGAGATGGAGACTTAGCATCTATAGGTACTGCTGAGATAGTTCATGCAGCACATCGTGGTGAAAAAATATCAACTATATTTATAAACAATGCTATATATGGTATGACAGGAGGCCAAATGGCTCCAACTACTCTTGTAGGCCAAAAGGCTACTACAGCACCTTATGGTAGAGATGAAGCTCACTGTGGTAGACCACTTAGAATAGCAGAAATGTTAGCTACTATCCATGGAGCAAAATTTGTTGAAAGAGTAGCAGTTAATAATCCTGCAAATGTAAGAAAAGCAAAACAAGCTATAAAGAAATGTTTCCAACTTCAATTAGAAGGTAAAGGTTTTGGAATAGTAGAAGTACTTTCTGCCTGTCCAACTAACTGGGGATATACACCAGTAGAAGCATTAAAATGGTTGGAAGAAAATATGATACCTTATTATCCTCTAGGAAATTTTAGAAATCCTGAGGAGGTGGAATAA
- a CDS encoding 3-methyl-2-oxobutanoate dehydrogenase subunit VorB — protein MAKVLMKGNEAIGAAAIKAGCKYFFGYPITPQSELPEYMSRELPKIGGCFLQAESEIAAINMVYGAAGAGARVMTSSSSPGISLKQEGISYIAGAELPCVIVNIMRGGPGLGSIQPSQTDYFQATRGGGNGDYKLVVLAPANIQELVDLIIEGFDIADQYRNPVMILGDGMIGQMMEPIEFKEPKKRNLPPKDWATTGTGGKRKPNIINSLYLAAEALEEHNKRLQAKYKEITENEVKVESYNLEDADVVIAAYGTTSRIAKTAISALEKEGYKVGLIRPITLWPYPYDEFNKISDKCKGILTVEMNSGQMVDDVKIAVNGKFPVHFFGRTGGMIPTPNQIAEKVKEIYGGEK, from the coding sequence ATGGCTAAAGTTCTCATGAAGGGAAATGAAGCTATTGGAGCCGCTGCTATTAAAGCAGGTTGTAAATACTTTTTTGGTTATCCAATAACACCCCAAAGTGAATTACCTGAATATATGTCCAGGGAATTACCAAAGATAGGGGGATGTTTTTTACAAGCAGAAAGTGAAATTGCTGCTATAAATATGGTTTATGGAGCTGCTGGGGCAGGTGCAAGAGTTATGACATCTTCATCAAGCCCAGGAATCTCATTGAAACAAGAAGGAATTTCTTATATTGCTGGAGCAGAATTACCATGTGTTATTGTTAACATAATGAGAGGTGGCCCAGGACTAGGAAGTATTCAACCTTCACAAACTGACTATTTCCAAGCAACAAGAGGTGGAGGAAATGGTGACTATAAATTAGTAGTGTTAGCACCAGCTAATATACAAGAACTAGTAGATTTAATAATTGAGGGATTTGATATAGCTGATCAATATAGAAACCCAGTTATGATACTTGGAGATGGAATGATTGGTCAAATGATGGAACCAATTGAATTTAAGGAACCTAAGAAGAGAAACCTTCCTCCAAAAGATTGGGCAACAACAGGAACAGGTGGAAAGAGAAAACCAAATATCATTAACTCACTATATTTGGCTGCTGAAGCACTAGAAGAACATAACAAGAGACTTCAAGCCAAATACAAAGAAATAACTGAAAATGAAGTAAAAGTAGAATCATACAATTTAGAAGATGCTGATGTTGTTATAGCTGCTTATGGAACTACTTCTAGAATTGCAAAGACTGCTATTTCAGCATTGGAAAAAGAAGGCTATAAAGTAGGACTTATAAGACCTATTACATTGTGGCCATATCCATATGATGAATTTAACAAGATAAGTGATAAGTGTAAAGGAATTCTAACAGTTGAAATGAACTCAGGACAAATGGTAGATGATGTTAAAATTGCTGTTAATGGCAAATTCCCAGTACATTTCTTTGGAAGAACTGGAGGAATGATTCCTACACCAAATCAAATTGCTGAAAAGGTTAAGGAAATCTATGGAGGTGAAAAATAA
- a CDS encoding 4Fe-4S dicluster domain-containing protein yields MAKAKGKVTFNEDICKGCGLCVSVCPMKIISLDIDTINAKGYHPATVKEMDKCIGCASCATMCPDVVITVERITE; encoded by the coding sequence ATGGCTAAGGCAAAAGGCAAGGTCACATTCAATGAAGATATTTGTAAGGGATGTGGGCTTTGTGTTTCAGTTTGTCCTATGAAAATCATATCTCTAGACATAGATACTATCAATGCTAAGGGATATCATCCAGCTACTGTTAAAGAGATGGACAAGTGTATAGGATGTGCTAGTTGTGCAACTATGTGTCCAGATGTTGTTATTACAGTTGAAAGAATTACTGAATAA
- a CDS encoding nucleotide-binding protein, translating into MIKDKRIKVITGHYGSGKTEFSVNYAVKLASEGKKVALADLDVVNLYFRSREKEDILSELGVKMISSSVKASAVDIPAISAEVYGPLQDESYETILDVGGDPAGARVLGRYNPYLIEGNYDMFYVLNANRPDTDTVEKAIGYLHAIEGTARLKFTGIINNTHMLKSTTVEDVLKGQKLAEEVSNKLEIPIKYIVALEDVAKQLPTNLQGEIFPIKLYMREDWML; encoded by the coding sequence ATGATTAAAGACAAGAGAATTAAAGTTATAACTGGCCACTATGGCAGTGGAAAAACTGAATTTAGTGTTAACTATGCTGTTAAGTTGGCAAGTGAAGGGAAAAAAGTTGCTCTTGCAGATTTAGATGTTGTAAACTTATACTTTAGAAGTAGGGAAAAAGAAGATATCTTATCAGAACTAGGAGTCAAGATGATTTCAAGCTCTGTTAAGGCTTCAGCAGTAGATATTCCTGCTATCTCAGCAGAAGTATATGGCCCACTACAAGATGAAAGTTATGAGACAATATTAGACGTGGGAGGAGATCCAGCAGGAGCTAGAGTATTAGGTCGATATAATCCATATCTTATAGAAGGCAATTATGATATGTTTTATGTATTGAATGCAAACAGACCTGATACAGATACTGTGGAAAAAGCTATAGGATATTTACATGCTATAGAAGGTACAGCTAGACTTAAATTTACAGGTATAATTAACAATACCCATATGCTCAAGAGTACAACTGTAGAAGATGTATTGAAAGGGCAGAAGTTAGCTGAAGAAGTTTCAAATAAGTTAGAAATTCCAATTAAATATATAGTAGCTTTAGAAGATGTTGCTAAACAGTTACCAACAAACTTACAAGGTGAGATTTTCCCAATTAAGTTGTACATGAGGGAAGATTGGATGCTTTAA
- the buk gene encoding butyrate kinase, with protein sequence MERLLVINPGSTSTKIAVFDDDKIIFEETLRHSTEELSKFDKIYDQYEFRKDIIVDALNKNGIEINSLSAVVGRGGLLKPIEGGTYSVSKNMLEDLKVGVLGEHASNLGGIIANEIAQSIGKKAFIVDPTVVDEMQDIARISGMADIERKSIVHALNQKAVARRHAASKGKKYEDMNLIVAHLGGGISVGAHEKGRIIDVNNALDGEGPFSPERTGGLPVGDLVKLCYSGKYTLEEMKKKIKGNGGLVSYLGTNDAREVSEMIEKGNKEAELVYKAMAYQISKEIGSCATVLKGKVDGIILTGGIAHDKLFTQWIKESVEFISEVYIYPGEDELSALAEGGLRVLRGEEEAKEYL encoded by the coding sequence ATGGAGAGATTATTAGTTATAAACCCAGGTAGTACATCAACAAAGATTGCAGTTTTTGACGACGATAAGATTATTTTTGAAGAAACATTGAGACATTCTACAGAAGAATTATCTAAATTTGACAAAATTTATGATCAATATGAATTTAGAAAAGATATTATAGTAGATGCATTAAATAAAAATGGTATTGAAATCAATTCACTTAGTGCAGTTGTAGGTAGAGGTGGACTTTTAAAACCAATTGAAGGTGGAACTTACAGTGTTAGTAAGAATATGTTGGAAGATTTAAAAGTTGGAGTATTAGGTGAACATGCTTCAAATTTAGGAGGCATTATAGCTAATGAAATTGCACAAAGCATTGGTAAGAAAGCTTTTATTGTTGATCCAACAGTTGTAGATGAAATGCAAGATATAGCTAGAATTTCAGGTATGGCAGATATTGAGAGAAAGAGTATAGTTCATGCCCTTAATCAAAAGGCAGTAGCAAGAAGACATGCTGCATCAAAAGGGAAAAAGTATGAAGATATGAATTTGATAGTTGCTCATTTAGGTGGAGGAATATCAGTAGGAGCTCATGAAAAAGGTAGAATCATTGATGTTAACAATGCTCTTGATGGAGAAGGACCTTTTTCACCAGAAAGAACTGGAGGACTTCCAGTAGGAGATTTAGTAAAATTGTGTTACTCAGGTAAATATACTCTTGAAGAAATGAAAAAGAAGATTAAAGGCAATGGTGGTCTTGTATCTTATTTAGGAACAAATGATGCAAGAGAAGTATCTGAAATGATTGAAAAGGGAAATAAAGAAGCAGAACTTGTTTATAAAGCAATGGCTTATCAAATATCTAAAGAAATTGGAAGCTGTGCAACAGTATTAAAGGGAAAAGTTGATGGTATTATACTTACTGGTGGAATTGCTCATGACAAGTTGTTTACACAGTGGATTAAAGAAAGTGTAGAGTTTATATCTGAAGTATATATTTATCCAGGTGAAGATGAACTCAGTGCATTAGCTGAAGGTGGTTTAAGAGTTTTAAGAGGAGAAGAGGAAGCTAAAGAATATTTATAG
- a CDS encoding phosphate butyryltransferase, which yields MLKSFDDLLALAKKKGPKKLAVAVAEDKEVLGAVGKAKELGIADAILVGDKKKIETVAQEVGVDLSLFEVVDESDSQQACRTAVSLVSSGKADIVMKGIIDTAVIMKQVLDKEIGLRTGKIISHVAVFSVATYEKIFIVTDAAMNISPDLNQKKEILENAVTFAHSLDIDDPKVAVVCAREKVSPKMEATIHAKELEDMNKNGEIKGCTVAGPLALDNAISKEAAIHKEIDSPVAGEADILLVPAIEAGNVLYKSLTFFAEGKNAGLIVGTKAPIVLTSRSDTEEAKLYSIALGVLAASK from the coding sequence ATGCTTAAGTCATTTGATGATTTATTAGCATTAGCAAAGAAAAAAGGCCCAAAGAAATTAGCTGTAGCTGTAGCTGAAGATAAAGAAGTATTAGGTGCAGTTGGTAAGGCAAAAGAATTAGGAATTGCTGATGCTATTTTAGTAGGAGACAAGAAAAAAATAGAAACAGTTGCACAGGAAGTAGGAGTAGACCTTTCATTGTTTGAAGTAGTTGATGAAAGTGATAGTCAACAAGCTTGTAGAACTGCAGTTAGCCTTGTTAGCAGTGGAAAAGCTGATATTGTTATGAAGGGTATTATAGATACAGCAGTTATAATGAAACAAGTACTAGATAAAGAAATAGGACTTAGAACTGGAAAGATAATCAGCCATGTTGCTGTATTTAGTGTAGCTACTTATGAAAAAATATTTATTGTAACTGATGCTGCAATGAATATTAGTCCAGATTTAAATCAAAAGAAAGAAATACTAGAAAATGCAGTTACATTTGCACATAGTTTAGATATAGATGATCCTAAGGTAGCCGTAGTGTGTGCAAGGGAAAAGGTTTCCCCAAAAATGGAGGCTACTATTCATGCTAAGGAATTAGAAGACATGAATAAAAATGGAGAAATTAAAGGTTGTACAGTTGCTGGTCCATTGGCATTAGATAATGCTATTTCAAAAGAAGCAGCAATTCACAAAGAAATAGATAGTCCTGTAGCTGGAGAAGCAGATATACTATTGGTTCCAGCTATTGAAGCGGGAAATGTATTATACAAATCCTTGACTTTCTTTGCAGAAGGTAAAAATGCAGGACTAATTGTTGGTACAAAAGCTCCTATAGTACTAACTTCACGTTCAGACACAGAGGAAGCTAAGTTGTACTCCATTGCTTTAGGAGTTTTAGCAGCTTCAAAGTAA
- the buk gene encoding butyrate kinase — protein MNREYVLVINPGSTSTKVGLFKGEEEVNSHKISHSREELERYDKISDQYDYRLNLIYDWLKSIEISTSSLVAVVGRGGLLRSMPGGTYRVTDKMIRDLEVGIQGEHASNLGGILAKGIADKEDIKAYIVDPVAVDEFEDVARISGLKEIERRSLNHTLNIKAVSYKRAKELGKDLRELNFIVAHLGGGISVSPVKNGRAIDANNASEMGPFSPERTGGLPVGDLVKLCYSGKYTLDEMKVKLKGKGGLASYLGTTDGVEIEDKINSGDKNAELVYSALAYQVGKEIGAMATVLQGKVDNIILTGGLAYSDYLVDIISKMVEFISEIVVYPGEDEMDALNKGVLRVINGEEKEKIYEDEVNI, from the coding sequence ATGAATAGGGAGTATGTACTAGTCATTAATCCAGGCTCTACTTCTACTAAGGTTGGACTTTTTAAAGGGGAAGAAGAAGTTAATTCTCATAAGATATCTCACAGCCGTGAAGAGCTTGAAAGGTATGATAAGATTAGTGATCAGTATGACTATAGGTTAAACCTTATATATGATTGGTTAAAAAGCATAGAAATAAGTACTTCCTCTCTAGTAGCAGTAGTAGGGAGAGGTGGTTTACTAAGATCAATGCCAGGTGGCACCTATAGAGTTACTGATAAGATGATTAGGGATCTTGAAGTTGGAATTCAAGGAGAACACGCTTCAAATCTTGGTGGAATTTTGGCAAAAGGTATTGCAGATAAGGAAGATATAAAAGCTTATATAGTTGATCCTGTTGCAGTAGATGAATTTGAAGACGTAGCTAGGATATCTGGACTAAAAGAAATAGAGAGAAGATCCTTGAATCATACTTTGAATATCAAGGCAGTTTCCTATAAGAGGGCAAAGGAATTAGGCAAAGATCTAAGAGAATTAAATTTTATTGTTGCTCATTTAGGTGGAGGGATTTCTGTATCTCCAGTTAAAAATGGTAGAGCTATAGATGCAAACAACGCAAGTGAAATGGGGCCTTTCTCACCAGAGAGAACTGGAGGGCTTCCAGTTGGTGATTTAGTTAAATTATGCTATTCAGGGAAATATACATTAGATGAAATGAAGGTTAAATTGAAAGGTAAAGGTGGACTTGCATCATATCTTGGTACTACAGATGGTGTAGAAATAGAAGACAAAATTAATAGTGGAGATAAAAATGCAGAATTAGTATATAGTGCATTAGCTTATCAAGTAGGTAAGGAAATTGGTGCTATGGCCACAGTTCTTCAAGGTAAAGTAGATAATATTATTCTCACTGGAGGATTGGCTTATTCTGATTATTTAGTAGATATAATAAGTAAAATGGTTGAATTTATCTCAGAAATAGTGGTATACCCTGGTGAAGATGAAATGGATGCATTGAATAAAGGAGTTTTAAGAGTTATTAATGGAGAAGAAAAAGAAAAAATTTATGAAGATGAGGTGAATATATAA
- a CDS encoding CdaR family protein has protein sequence MSKEKKNDLTVKIFALVIAIILWSYVMNEVNPRMTSPYRNIEVKYLNLDELERSGLALMSPQELKVDVKVSGKRNDLKDISEKDIIAEVDLSGYSEGTKRVPIYLNVPNRVEIVDYSPKEVSFKFESIVSKEKPVNLKIIGELDSGYSLGKGEVKPQSVFLKGPKSWVNSVNDVLAVVDVTDKTSDIKISCPIKLIDEKGKDIRGVEKDPNVVEVLLPIYKTKKVPIEIQTIGELPDDYQISNFKVTPKTVEIKGYEDVLSEISSIKTVPIDINELLSNSNVETDLVLPEGVELVKPNTKVKVELNLERIATKSIELEFNDINVKNLEEGLSIENGDSIGNVVVNIKGQERILNNITKASLTPEIDLSGLDEGTHEVKVNITDIEGVTVENIVPSDITIVLKKQ, from the coding sequence ATGAGCAAAGAGAAGAAGAATGATCTTACAGTTAAAATCTTTGCACTAGTTATTGCTATCATTTTATGGAGTTATGTGATGAATGAAGTAAACCCAAGAATGACAAGTCCTTATAGGAATATAGAAGTAAAATATTTAAACCTTGATGAGTTAGAACGTTCAGGTTTAGCTCTTATGTCCCCACAAGAATTAAAGGTTGATGTAAAAGTTTCTGGTAAGAGAAATGATCTTAAAGATATTAGTGAAAAAGATATTATAGCTGAAGTTGATCTAAGTGGTTATTCAGAAGGTACAAAGAGAGTTCCCATATATTTAAATGTGCCTAATAGAGTAGAAATTGTAGATTATAGTCCAAAGGAAGTTTCTTTTAAATTTGAAAGCATAGTTTCTAAGGAAAAACCAGTAAACTTAAAGATTATTGGTGAACTAGATTCTGGGTACAGTTTAGGCAAAGGAGAAGTAAAACCTCAATCTGTATTTTTAAAGGGACCAAAGAGTTGGGTTAATTCAGTTAATGATGTATTGGCTGTAGTAGATGTAACAGATAAAACTAGTGATATAAAAATTAGTTGTCCTATTAAACTAATTGATGAAAAGGGAAAAGATATAAGAGGCGTGGAAAAGGATCCAAATGTAGTTGAAGTGTTATTACCTATATATAAAACGAAAAAAGTACCTATAGAAATACAAACAATTGGTGAACTACCAGATGATTATCAAATAAGTAATTTTAAAGTCACTCCAAAAACAGTTGAAATAAAAGGTTATGAAGATGTACTAAGTGAAATTTCATCTATAAAAACTGTTCCAATTGATATAAATGAACTTTTAAGTAATAGCAATGTTGAGACAGATTTAGTTTTACCTGAGGGTGTTGAATTGGTAAAACCAAATACAAAGGTAAAAGTGGAATTGAATTTAGAGAGAATTGCTACTAAGTCAATTGAACTAGAATTTAATGATATAAATGTAAAGAATCTAGAAGAAGGATTATCTATTGAAAATGGTGATTCAATAGGAAATGTTGTAGTTAATATTAAGGGACAGGAAAGAATATTAAACAATATAACAAAAGCCTCATTAACACCAGAAATAGATTTATCTGGATTAGATGAAGGAACTCATGAGGTGAAAGTAAATATAACAGATATTGAAGGTGTAACTGTAGAAAATATCGTACCATCTGATATAACAATTGTATTAAAAAAACAGTAA
- the cdaA gene encoding diadenylate cyclase CdaA: MQDIIDLFLNIRMRDIIDILIVACAFYKLFMLIRETRAEQLTKGIILLFIATKISEWIKLYTVYWILEKTMTVGILAILIVFQPELRRALEYLGRSRFFAKSFVEVKEETVNKVVDEIVDAVASLSRQKIGALIVIEKQTGLNEVVETGTRINGLVSSGLLINIFIPNTPLHDGAVVIKEDIVKAAGCFLPLTDNASLSKELGTRHRAALGISEKSDSLAIVVSEETGAISIADKGNLSRYLDAKTLKQILIELYKPNEQKQSFIGKWRRKDEQREEE, translated from the coding sequence TTGCAAGATATAATTGATCTTTTTTTAAACATAAGAATGAGAGACATAATTGATATATTAATAGTAGCTTGTGCTTTTTATAAGTTGTTTATGCTTATACGAGAAACTAGGGCAGAACAGCTTACAAAAGGTATTATTTTATTGTTTATTGCTACAAAGATAAGTGAATGGATAAAGTTATATACAGTTTATTGGATATTAGAAAAAACCATGACAGTAGGTATACTTGCAATACTTATTGTATTTCAGCCGGAGCTTAGAAGAGCTCTTGAATATCTTGGTAGAAGTAGATTTTTTGCTAAATCCTTTGTAGAAGTAAAAGAGGAAACTGTAAACAAGGTAGTTGATGAGATAGTAGATGCAGTAGCATCTCTTTCAAGACAAAAAATTGGAGCTTTAATTGTCATAGAAAAACAAACGGGATTAAATGAAGTTGTAGAAACGGGAACTAGAATCAATGGTTTGGTATCTAGCGGTCTATTAATCAATATTTTTATTCCCAATACTCCATTACATGATGGTGCTGTAGTAATAAAAGAAGACATTGTAAAAGCAGCAGGTTGCTTTTTACCTTTAACTGACAATGCTTCATTGAGTAAAGAACTAGGTACAAGACATAGAGCAGCACTTGGCATATCGGAGAAATCAGATTCTCTTGCAATTGTTGTTTCAGAAGAGACAGGCGCTATTTCTATTGCGGACAAAGGTAATCTTTCTAGGTATTTAGACGCAAAAACACTGAAACAAATACTTATAGAATTATATAAACCTAATGAACAAAAACAATCATTTATAGGAAAGTGGAGGCGTAAAGATGAGCAAAGAGAAGAAGAATGA
- a CDS encoding CapA family protein has product MNKNKLLLILIVLLIGVTVFSYHMSQEESINEDDREFLSEEIGGQVQKEEEIKQEPIVSTATILAAGDVMFHKPQIIGAYDSKSGTYDFNDCFQYVKKYIEKADLSLVNFETVTAGSDRGFHGYPNFNSPVESLEALKNSGFDILSTANNHSLDQGKVGLVNTIEALKKYGFKNIGTFNEPGDKILIEKINDINIGLLSYTYGCNGMEYTLTEEELNNMINLIDEERIKTDIEKAVEMGSDLVVVFIHWGNEYQREPSEEQLELGRKMVEWGANIVFGSHPHVIQKSEIIEHNGKDNFIIYSLGNFISNQRRETINNKYTEDGIMVTVEVEKDFSKDETIIKNITYTPTWVYKYSKDGVAKYEIIPIDESNMEQIDDAIHGKVKESYENTMSLMGQ; this is encoded by the coding sequence ATGAATAAAAACAAACTATTACTCATTCTTATTGTTCTTTTGATAGGAGTAACAGTATTTTCCTATCATATGTCACAAGAAGAGAGTATTAATGAAGATGATAGGGAATTTTTAAGTGAAGAAATAGGTGGACAAGTTCAAAAAGAGGAAGAAATAAAACAAGAACCTATAGTTTCTACTGCTACTATTTTAGCTGCAGGAGATGTTATGTTTCATAAACCTCAAATAATAGGTGCCTATGATTCAAAGAGTGGTACTTATGATTTTAATGACTGCTTTCAATACGTGAAAAAGTACATAGAGAAAGCGGATTTAAGTTTAGTAAACTTTGAAACAGTTACAGCAGGTAGCGATAGAGGTTTTCATGGATATCCTAACTTTAATTCACCAGTTGAAAGCTTAGAAGCTTTAAAAAATTCAGGATTTGATATACTGTCAACTGCTAATAATCACAGTTTGGATCAAGGAAAAGTAGGTCTTGTTAATACTATAGAGGCATTAAAAAAATATGGTTTTAAAAATATAGGAACTTTTAATGAACCGGGAGATAAAATATTAATTGAAAAAATTAATGATATAAACATAGGGCTACTTTCATATACTTATGGTTGTAATGGAATGGAGTACACATTGACTGAAGAAGAATTAAATAATATGATTAATTTAATTGATGAGGAAAGGATTAAAACTGATATTGAAAAAGCAGTAGAGATGGGCTCTGATTTAGTTGTAGTGTTTATCCACTGGGGAAATGAGTATCAGAGAGAACCATCAGAGGAACAATTAGAACTTGGTAGGAAAATGGTAGAGTGGGGTGCGAATATCGTGTTTGGAAGTCATCCTCATGTCATTCAAAAGTCTGAAATAATAGAGCACAATGGGAAAGATAACTTTATTATCTATTCTCTAGGGAATTTCATATCAAATCAGAGAAGAGAAACTATTAACAATAAATATACTGAAGATGGAATTATGGTAACAGTTGAAGTAGAGAAGGATTTTTCAAAAGATGAAACAATAATAAAAAATATTACATATACTCCTACTTGGGTATATAAATATAGTAAAGACGGTGTGGCCAAATATGAAATAATCCCAATTGATGAGTCAAATATGGAGCAAATAGACGATGCTATACACGGAAAAGTAAAAGAATCCTATGAAAATACTATGAGTTTGATGGGCCAGTAA
- a CDS encoding PrsW family intramembrane metalloprotease: MKTRLFIIAIVPAAIIVIGLYFSDRYDREPFKMLFKTYVFGALAVIPTIFVEEILNALNIFPGVVGSFYTAFIVAGFTEEYFKRLVVMKTAYNTEFFNEKLDGIVYAVFSSMGFATVENIIYVVYRFSYNPYIGLYRGILSVPAHGVFAVTMGYYLSLAKFATNEERRKSNLRKSLFMPMIFHGIYDFILMANLPQLTIIFLPYVIYLWWLNQKKLRTYLYDSKSRFLGEKKERE; encoded by the coding sequence ATGAAAACTAGATTATTTATAATTGCAATTGTTCCTGCAGCTATTATAGTAATAGGTCTTTATTTTAGTGACAGATATGATAGAGAACCTTTTAAAATGCTATTTAAAACCTATGTATTTGGTGCATTAGCAGTTATTCCTACTATATTTGTCGAAGAAATATTAAATGCTTTGAATATATTTCCTGGTGTTGTTGGTTCTTTTTATACCGCTTTTATAGTAGCTGGTTTTACAGAGGAATATTTTAAAAGACTAGTAGTTATGAAAACAGCTTACAATACAGAATTTTTCAATGAAAAATTAGATGGGATAGTATATGCTGTGTTTTCTTCTATGGGTTTTGCTACAGTGGAAAATATAATATATGTAGTATATAGATTTAGCTACAATCCATATATAGGTCTTTATAGAGGTATTCTTTCGGTACCAGCTCATGGAGTTTTTGCAGTTACTATGGGTTATTATTTGTCTTTAGCAAAGTTTGCCACAAATGAAGAGAGAAGAAAAAGTAATTTAAGAAAATCCCTATTTATGCCTATGATATTTCATGGAATATATGATTTCATACTCATGGCAAATCTCCCTCAATTGACTATAATATTTTTACCATATGTTATATATCTTTGGTGGCTCAATCAGAAAAAACTCAGAACATATTTATATGATTCTAAATCTAGATTTTTAGGTGAAAAAAAGGAAAGAGAATAA